In Achromobacter spanius, the following proteins share a genomic window:
- a CDS encoding EamA family transporter, translating into MTPGILYLLASVTCSVTVAVLLKLARRYDVDVRQAITMNYAVAALLCWAVLKPDPAALLAPHTPWTVLAALGVLLPSVFLAMAAAVRHAGIVRSDAAQRLSLFIPLLAAFLLFGEPVSGRKLVAILLAFGALACLLRRPSAGTGTGTGAGTGTGTGTGTGTGTGTGTGTGTGTAPGRGIWLWPLVVWAGYGVIDILFKQVARAGTAFASGLLLALVLAGGLMLAYLLARRVRWQRRHLLAGVALGAFNFGNILTYIRAHQSLPEHPALVFASMNMGVITLGTLVGALVFREPLTRVNGLGIALALAAIVLMAPW; encoded by the coding sequence TTGACGCCGGGCATCCTGTACCTGCTGGCCAGCGTGACGTGCAGCGTCACCGTGGCCGTGCTGCTCAAGCTGGCGCGCCGCTATGACGTGGACGTGCGCCAGGCCATCACCATGAACTACGCGGTGGCCGCCCTGCTCTGCTGGGCCGTCTTGAAGCCCGACCCCGCCGCGCTGCTGGCGCCGCACACGCCGTGGACCGTGCTGGCGGCCTTGGGCGTGCTGCTGCCCAGCGTTTTCCTGGCGATGGCGGCGGCGGTGCGCCACGCCGGTATCGTGCGCAGCGACGCCGCGCAGCGCCTGTCGCTGTTCATTCCCTTGCTGGCGGCGTTTCTGCTGTTTGGCGAACCGGTCAGCGGCCGCAAGCTGGTGGCCATCCTGCTGGCGTTCGGCGCATTGGCCTGCCTGCTGCGCCGTCCGTCGGCCGGCACCGGCACAGGCACAGGCGCCGGTACAGGCACCGGCACAGGCACAGGCACCGGAACAGGCACCGGAACAGGCACAGGCACAGGCACCGGAACAGCGCCGGGCCGAGGCATCTGGCTATGGCCGCTGGTGGTCTGGGCGGGCTATGGGGTGATCGATATCCTGTTCAAGCAGGTGGCGCGCGCCGGCACCGCGTTTGCCTCGGGGCTGCTGCTGGCGTTGGTGTTGGCGGGAGGGCTGATGCTGGCCTATCTGCTGGCGCGCCGGGTGCGTTGGCAACGCCGCCACCTGTTGGCTGGCGTGGCGCTGGGCGCTTTCAACTTCGGCAATATCCTGACCTACATCCGCGCCCACCAATCGCTGCCCGAGCACCCGGCGCTGGTCTTCGCGTCGATGAACATGGGCGTCATCACCCTGGGCACGCTGGTCGGGGCCTTGGTGTTTCGCGAGCCGCTGACGCGGGTCAACGGCTTGGGCATCGCGTTGGCGCTGGCCGCCATCGTGCTGATGGCGCCTTGGTAG